GGAAAGCCCACTTATTTCCCCTTAAATAAGGTcatattatagaaaaaaataaaaactaatttgtaaTGCTGTATGAAATAGTATTTTAGCTAAAGAAAGCGAATGTCCATCATGGATGCTACATTTCAGAGGAGTTATTCTTTGTATTCCCGTTTCTCAGCactattactttttaaatcctttacAGAGAAAGTACCATGAACTAACTGTgggaaaaaacacttttacattaaaaacatcaacttgATAAAGTTAAtacagcaatgttttttttccattgtcaTCTACTCTGGGAAGGGGAagatgagtcacatgatcaaaacTTGATAAAGGCCATAGTTCAGGCGTCATGGGTTATCCTGCTGATACATTTTAAGGTTGCTGGAGGTCATACTGACCACTTTTGCTTATCTCTGTTGTCTTCATGTTATCCATTCTTCATATATTTTGCAATGATTGCTGCAATTAACTATTTCTTTTTGCCCTGAAAAGCTCACATGGTGCAGTGCGTCTGCAGCtgcctcctctctgctctcagcCAGTCGAGGCAGCAGCGCCGCTCGTTCTCAACCTCGTTCTGCTTCTCACATTTTTGGTGAACTGTTTTGAGAAGCTTTTGTTGCGAGTcggtgctttacaaataaaaccaagttCATTTTCTATGAGCTGCATGTACGTCTCTGCTGGCATGGCATTATTCAAAGTGAATGAactaactaaaactaaaaacacaaccTGGATAATAACATTTAAGGTTCATCTGGATGTTTATGGTAAATTGtattcttaatgttttcatttgtaagaaaattaaTACTGGGAAGGGTGATTTAGTAACAGTaggacaaaatgtgttttctccaCCAGCACTACTCTCTCAAATCCAGAAAATGCTCTTCAAGCTTCGCTGTTTCTTGTAAAACTACATTGTCGAGTCCCTTTGCTCAAGGGTCAGTTTCATCTGCTGAAGGGTTTGTACTTGCAGTGCAAACCCAGCAGAGCATTTACTAAAACTAAATTAGCAAGGGAGGAGGAGGTTGGTTCGATCCGCTCCTCGTCGAGCTGACGGCGGCCGTCTAATGAAGGTTTTGTTTGCTGTCTGGAAGCTGAACTAAACATTATGTTTTCTAATCTCACAACAACCGTGTGATTCATGCATGATtcataatgcaaaaataaaaacaagcggAGGCTTCCCGGGGAAGCTTCGGTTACATAAGACGACCGTTTATTTCTCACCTCTCTGctgtacagaaaataaacaaactaatacacacacacacccacacacagatcataagaaaatatacaaaacacgGCTATTTATACGCCAGATGGACTGACCACTGATGATACAGTGGAAAAggtaggaaaacaaaacaaaattaagataaaaaaaataaaaaaaactattcatcgtcctcttcctcctcctcttcgtcacTGATGACATACTTCTTAGCCTTTTTAGTGGTCGTTTCTTCATCGTCTTCTGCCTTCCTCTTGCCTGATCCCTCGCCCTCCTGAGAACAACAGAGGATAAGAAGAGATTACAGAGCTGACGGCAGAATACGTTCAGTCTGGCTTTCCGGCGATTTCCGTTTATCACGCCaagctgtgtgtttttttgacaCTGTCTTCTCTTGATTTGAGGAAAAACACCGCTGCGGGATGTAAACaaacacgcacgcacgcacttCAGAACAGTCAGGACTTCCTGTCCGGTTCAGTTCACATCAGGATAAGTGGAAAAGGTTGGCGTTTTACCGTCCACAATGTGCTACCTCACACTGCCCCCTGCCTGTCCGCCGGGGCGCTGCGCCTACCTCGTCACTGTCCAGCTTCTTGGCCTTCATCAGCCTTTGGGCTTTGTCATCATCAGAGCCTTCGTCGCTGTCCGATGAGTAGATCCTCGCTCTCTCCTCTGGAATGAAGACGGGGGAATTGTTGAGGACGAATATCGGCGAGAAACAAGGAACACAAGAAAACGAGTGCGGCTACCTCGCAGGCCTCCTCCTCCCTTGTATTTACTCTTGATGGCCGCCAGGCTGATGGCCTCCTCGCCCTCCTCCTCGTCGTCGTAGCGGTCGGGCTCCAGGTAGCTGCTGCTCAGGCCCCTCTGGTGCTGCTTCTCCCTCATCCTCCTCTGCTGGGACTCTCTGCGGATCGACGCCCGCAGACgctcctcctctttctgccGATACAGACGTTGGACGCAATTAGATTTCATCACcaacaaaaaaggaacaaaaaggaaaaggaacaaTTGAACAGCAGGTTAAGGCCTCAAAATTTGAAACGACTGCTGTGACTCCAGTTGCAAAAagctttactttattttttaaagacttgtttttactatttttaattcTCAAACTAGACaataaatgttcacattttttcaataaagtgttttttttttctagataaaattatttacaagaaGTCCTGTGTTTATGTTTGGGGAATGTTAGATATTTCTGCCTTCCAATGGAGGAATGCTAAACAAAATCAGAGGACGGCTTCAGAAATTACAAATACAAGCTCCACCTCACCGTATCATGTTGAAATTCCACAGTTTAGCTCAattgttcagatttttctgtcagtttccAGATTGCTTTcatgtcaaagtaaaaatatttcaagaatatttgcctcttcattaatatttttaatacggtggtcttaagattttttttggggggaggggaTGCTGATCTGTAGTTAAAGTTTTCTAAATTCCTTTAGATCCTTTTTTCTCTAGAAATCTGGAATATAAGCTACTGCTGCTGGAGATAAGTTGAAGTATCtagatgttattttaaaaaatgtgaaagcattgtttacactttttttaaaattcaggctttggtctttttaaaatttcagcgTGTAGGGtctaaaaattataaatgcGTTTCCTATTCTCCGGCCCACATTTATCGATACCTGAAACATGCTTCACCAAGGAAAGCGCCttgttttctctccattttcaTTTCTACGCCAGCAACTACCAAATATGCAATAGACACATATGTACCGTAAGTAACTTAAGCATATGGGGAATGTTTAGATTGTTTGCAATGGGGCTCAAATGGGCAATTATGGGCAGTAATTGTCACACCTGCAGTAGATAGTTGTGTACTTCAGTAGATTACTTGATCATGGAGGCTAAAGTTCTGCTATTcagagcaaatattttataaaacttcaACCCACATCACATTTACACAGCCTGCGGTGGATTTCAGTACAAAACAAAACGATACACTCAAAAGATATCAGTTCAACACAATCCCTTCATAAATCTAAAAGTATCCCTTTAAGACGTCACTGGTTTAGTAAAGGGGGGTTCTTGCCCTCCTGCCAGCCTGGTCTGCTTTGgcttggaaaaaagaaatctcgTTCTCAGGCTTCCTTCGCTTGAATAAGCTGTTCCTCTGAGCAAAAGCTGCTTTGCTGACTCTGTCTAATGGTGGTAATGCTGTTTACTGAGAAACAACAGGCGATAAGCCACATGTTAGGGTAATTGTCAGGAACACACTCCGACACGCTGACTGAAGATTCACCCACTGAGGCTCCTCCTGACCAGCCGACCCCCTCAGGGCGCACTCTGGCAACAAAACGTTACGCGATGCCATCAGTCGGGCTTGTTTGGGTTGACGGCGGATCCCCGTCCAGTCTCAGTGTTGATGCTGACACAGTTTAAATTTCGCTGACAGCTGCTTGACCTCGTTACATAAGTGCGGCAGGTTATGCCTTTATGTAACCCAGTACGATGCTCATCAGCAACCGGCCTTATGCAAACCCCTTCAGCCGAGACAAAAGGATTCCACAAAGAAAGGTcgacataaaaaaggaaaggcAGAGATGGACAGAATGCCAGCGAGCATTACTTTGATCATTTCGTTGCGCTGTGACTCGGGATCTCTTCCGGCCATGGGGAGGATTCTGATCTTCTGCGTCTTTGAGCAGCGGTCGGCCAGAGACAGCGTCATCTTCCTGTGGGTGGCGCTGTCTGTGGAGTGGGGTCTGGAGacgcacaagaaaaaaaacgcaATAAATGGTAGTAATATTACTGAATGTGGGTAGTGATGTTTTTGGGAGTTGACATTTTCTAAACCAGAATAACTTTAACAACTCCAAAGAAACGAACaaacaaacgaacaaaaaaaaaaaaaaagcaaaatctaaaGGAAACTTTCAGATGTTACATTTTGGATCTTTATTCACCATCATAACAACCCAGTTCAAACTACTTCATTGTGAAATTTGTATTATCAAAGATGTAGCACACATTGTTACTTTCTAGGAAACCATTAATCAACAGGCGTCCAAGAAATTGGAACTATCTTCTGTAAATGAATTTGTAATGACCAGAGTGTGTCAGGTTATGATGCACCTCATCATAAGGGCTGAATTCCCTAAATTATGCCTGGGTGTTCCAGAAAAATTCCTGAAAAGTCCCTTAAAAGTTCTGGGAGGAATGGGGAAATTTTGAGGTTTCTTGAGCATTTCGATCTGGAAAGGTATTTTCTAAGAGCAGAGCACAGACCTCAAAGTTTCAAGAAGTTACATGTCCCTAATGGAAAAGTATCCAAGAAAGTTCTTGAAAGTTAAATGTTAAGCTAAGCAACAAAACTATTGATacccctggcagatttagaGCCTTTATTTCAACTAAAAGGTGAGACGGAAACAAAAGATGACAAAACAGACAAAGTTCAATTGGCATTACAGCAACCAAAGccttcttcttctccactggtattttgactattttcaGCAATGTGTGTGAGGTTGTCaggcctccttgccatcaccctaatctccAGTTCTCTCCACATAGTCTTAATCAAACTAAAGTTGGAGGAGCCCAGTCGGAGTCAAACATGATGGTAAAATTTAAAGGCtactttaaagttaaataagCCAGAGGCATGAATAATATTAGGTTTAGCTTTAAGCTCTTGAACTTAACTATTAAGTTATAGAAAGTACAGAACGAGTTTAGGTCCGAAAGGAAGGCTTTAATTTCTGAGACTAAGTTTCCAAATTCTGTAAGTTTCTGAAAacgagtttaaaaaaaatagatctaGAAAAGTACCAAAAACATTGATCTATATTATCAGTCCTTCAGGAGAAGATACTCTTAACACGTTTGTTCCTCAAACTTTCCTCAACTCTGCTCCAAAACTGTCTTTCGTTTCTGATAATAGAGTTGTGGGTATCAGGCTTACAAGTTTCTGAGAGAACAATCACAGTAATGATTGTCTGATAAGTTTTTGGAAAACTAATCTGTAAGTTTCTGTGCATAACCTCTACATTTCTGAAAAGTGCCGCAAAAAGCTCTGAGAAAGTGTCCCATCCGTAAATGTACGGTACGTAAATTATGGAAAGCAGTCTCTAAGATCCAGAAAATAACCTTCGACCTCTGGTACCTTGAAAACTCTGAGTCTTGGAAAGTTAGGGGAACATCTTGTGTAGCTTGCCCGTCTATTTCAATCAATTCGGCTCAAAAATAAcctaaacattgttttctttatactAAAGGAAAAATCTTGTGAATTAAAACATCTTCCAAATGAGAGAGAACATTACTCCAAACAGATTGTACTCTGGGAACAGCTTTGGCTCTAATCTTCCCAATAATCCACCaagacatattttaatgttcagTGTGGGAGCCGGCTGGGTCGAGGCACACTAAACCAGGTCTGGACGACGGCTGACCGCACTCGTGTGTTCTGAGAAGACAGAACATTCAGGTGGGCTTGAGGGGGAAGTAAGAGGCTTAAATGGCTCTTATTGAGAGAAACCTGCCCAGCTTGTGCCAGGTGATCCAGAGACTTACAGCACAGAGTACATTTCTGAATGATCcctgattgttgttgtttttttttggcacacCGACGCTTGTTTACTGCTTGTTCTGCTGTCAGAGCGCCAGATGCAACACGGTTATCTCTAACTACTCATTGTGTgctgctcaaaaaaaaaaaaagagagaacgaGAGAGTGAGAGGTTTCAGACTTGAATGCAATGATTGCACGGTACCTGAAGGTGAGTTTGGTTTTGAACACAGCCTGTCCCTGCAGTCCCGTTCCCTGTCGGATGAACAGGTGGTTGTGGTCTCCCTGGAGAGGAGCTTTGTACACGTCAAACACCTCGTTGCCCAGGTGGAGGGACATGCTGCGGTGAGAACGGgacgcttaaaaaaaaaacatgtcaaacacAGACAACACCACGACggaaaagctgcagcatgtagcttctattaaaaacaatatgCATTTACATACTTGACATATCACTATGTCACAGTATAATATCAGATAGATAGtctgtggaaaaacatttttaaaaatcacgcTCATATACCTCCTCCAAGCGCTACTATTGCAGACtaaagaaatgcaccgctccagggaggaggaggaacgcctaagtgctgtcaatcaaccttgaGTATTCGCTACTCAATGTTCTAATGGAAGAGAAACAACTCCGTAAACCGTTTATCCGCCATCATCCTAAATAGCCTGAGGGTTCAAGGCAGACTCTGCAATCAGGAAGAAAGTGCAGAGAGCAGACGGTGAATGGGAAGAGCAGCGCATGcatgagggtgattgacagcgctgagACGCTCCTGCTGgctctgatttattgtttctagttagcgctgggagaagacagagaaGCTCGATTTTTCACACACAACCTGTTTCATACTATACTGTTCTGACATGGTGACagtatcaataaaaatataatataaaataaacattttttaagttacatactgcagctttaagctgGCTGTAATGCATtggcgcgcgcacacacacacatacacacacacacacctgccgTCAGACCACTTGACAATACGCGCGTTGCTCTCTCGTGTTTCGTTGCCCTCCTCGTCTCGTTTCACTCTCCACCTGATCGTGTTTTCCACCTGTGGTGGGATAAAAGGAacataaaagaacaaacattcagctacaataacaaaaatgtctgtttcattttgattcAGCAAAGACGTGCCTTAAGTTTGAGTCTGGTCCGTCCCTCCTCATCCAGCATTTCTTCATCCTCAAACTCATCCTCGTAGTATTGAGGATCGAAGGGTCTAcgaaagaaaaaactcaaaataaatctcttttttttttttttgttcaacatttttgacCATCTCCAGTgttcatttctacattttggGGGTTCTGACCTGGGCTCCACTGACAGGAAGTTGGGTAGCTTGACAAAATAAAGGTCTGACCCCAGGTCTGTGCTCACTTTGGGGATCTCCACTTCTATGCGCGTTTCAGGCGCAGGCTCCTCCTCCGCCTGCTCCCCCTCCAAGCCGTCCTCTCCATCCTTTGCagaggcaaacacacacacacacacacacacagtaggAA
This genomic interval from Gambusia affinis linkage group LG02, SWU_Gaff_1.0, whole genome shotgun sequence contains the following:
- the leo1 gene encoding RNA polymerase-associated protein LEO1 isoform X2, which encodes MADRGELFGSDGDSDNDQRESNSGSGSDSEQERPRSASNASGSDSERERDDDDDDEGQEAGKPSMNKELFGDDSEDEQRSGSDNQSERSGNQSDASIHSDQGENDHSDAEQHSGSEHDQRDEDEDDEDAGNRSDGGSPASSGMSGGGSPRSERGSVRSDRSMHSDPRTPQSGLGTPHSDGDASGRENQSDDEKWEGGAKSDQSEDEEEKRHYSDEDRENSDDDGPRTRKPESAKGSDSEDDFIRQKTKPKAASDSDSDSDGDSKKPTKAAADDLFGEADDISSDSDAEKPPTPGQPLDGEDGLEGEQAEEEPAPETRIEVEIPKVSTDLGSDLYFVKLPNFLSVEPRPFDPQYYEDEFEDEEMLDEEGRTRLKLKVENTIRWRVKRDEEGNETRESNARIVKWSDGSMSLHLGNEVFDVYKAPLQGDHNHLFIRQGTGLQGQAVFKTKLTFRPHSTDSATHRKMTLSLADRCSKTQKIRILPMAGRDPESQRNEMIKKEEERLRASIRRESQQRRMREKQHQRGLSSSYLEPDRYDDEEEGEEAISLAAIKSKYKGGGGLREERARIYSSDSDEGSDDDKAQRLMKAKKLDSDEEGEGSGKRKAEDDEETTTKKAKKYVISDEEEEEEDDE
- the leo1 gene encoding RNA polymerase-associated protein LEO1 isoform X1 produces the protein MADRGELFGSDGDSDNDQRAESNSGSGSDSEQERPRSASNASGSDSERERDDDDDDEGQEAGKPSMNKELFGDDSEDEQRSGSDNQSERSGNQSDASIHSDQGENDHSDAEQHSGSEHDQRDEDEDDEDAGNRSDGGSPASSGMSGGGSPRSERGSVRSDRSMHSDPRTPQSGLGTPHSDGDASGRENQSDDEKWEGGAKSDQSEDEEEKRHYSDEDRENSDDDGPRTRKPESAKGSDSEDDFIRQKTKPKAASDSDSDSDGDSKKPTKAAADDLFGEADDISSDSDAEKPPTPGQPLDGEDGLEGEQAEEEPAPETRIEVEIPKVSTDLGSDLYFVKLPNFLSVEPRPFDPQYYEDEFEDEEMLDEEGRTRLKLKVENTIRWRVKRDEEGNETRESNARIVKWSDGSMSLHLGNEVFDVYKAPLQGDHNHLFIRQGTGLQGQAVFKTKLTFRPHSTDSATHRKMTLSLADRCSKTQKIRILPMAGRDPESQRNEMIKKEEERLRASIRRESQQRRMREKQHQRGLSSSYLEPDRYDDEEEGEEAISLAAIKSKYKGGGGLREERARIYSSDSDEGSDDDKAQRLMKAKKLDSDEEGEGSGKRKAEDDEETTTKKAKKYVISDEEEEEEDDE